The following proteins are co-located in the Chaetodon auriga isolate fChaAug3 chromosome 23, fChaAug3.hap1, whole genome shotgun sequence genome:
- the cab39l gene encoding calcium-binding protein 39-like, which produces MPLFGKSHKSPADIVKTLKENLAILVKQDKKTDKASEEVSKCLVSMKEILYGSNDKEPHTETVAQLAQELYNSGLLIALVENLQVIDFEGKKDVCQIFNNILRRQIGTRSPTVEYFCSHQEVLFILLKGYETPQVALNCGIMLRECIRHEPLAKIVLQSDHFHSFFHYVEMSTFDIASDAFATFKDLLTRHKVLVAEYLEQNYDAVFADYEKLLHSENYVTKRQSLKLLGELLLDRHNFTVMTRYISKPENLKLMMNLLRDKSLNIQFEAFHVFKVFVANPNKTQPIIDILLKNQTKLIDFLSNFQKDRTDDEQFNDEKTYLIKQIRDLKKPAS; this is translated from the exons ATGCCGCTGTTTGGAAAATCCCACAAGAGTCCGGCGGACATTGTCAAGACCTTGAAGGAAAACCTGGCCATCCTGGTCAAACAGGACAAGAAGACAGACAAG gCGTCTGAGGAGGTGTCCAAGTGTTTGGTGTCCATGAAGGAGATTCTGTACGGCAGCAACGATAAGGAGCCTCACACCGAGACTGTGGCCCAGCTGGCCCAGGAGCTGTACAACAGCGGCCTGCTGATCGCGCTGGTAGAAAACCTGCAGGTCATAGACTTCGAG gggaAGAAGGATGTGTGTCAGATCTTTAACAACATCCTGAGGAGGCAGATTGGGACGAGGAGCCCCACTGTGGAATATTTCTGTTCCCACCAAGAGGTCCTCTTTATATTGCTGAAAgg gtaCGAGACGCCCCAGGTCGCTTTGAATTGTGGGATCATGCTGAGGGAGTGCATCCGCCACGAGCCGCTCGCCAAGATCGTCCTCCAGTCGGATCATTTCCACAGCTTCTTCCACTACGTGGAGATGTCCACCTTCGACATCGCCTCTGACGCCTTCGCCACCTTCAAG GATCTCCTGACAAGACACAAAGTGCTCGTGGCTGAATACCTCGAACAGAACTACGATGCT GTGTTTGCAGACTATGAGAAGCTGCTGCACTCTGAGAACTACGTCACCAAGAGGCAGTCTCTGAAG ctgttggGCGAGCTGTTATTGGACAGGCACAACTTCACGGTGATGACGCGCTACATCAGCAAACCTGAGAATCTCAAGCTGATGATGAATCTGCTGAGAGACAAGAGCCTCAACATCCAGTTTGAGGCCTTCCACGTCTTCAAG GTTTTTGTCGCCAACCCCAACAAGACGCAGCCCATCATCGACATCCTGCTCAAGAACCAGACCAAACTAATCGACTTCCTGAGCAACTTCCAGAAGGACCGCACGGACGACGAGCAGTTCAACGACGAGAAGACCTACCTAATCAAACAGATCAGGGATCTGAAGAAACCAGCCTCCTAg